Within Flavobacterium pisciphilum, the genomic segment CAAATGATGGACAAATGTTTACAGGCGGCTAAAGAGTTTGGTTTTGAAAATTGTTATATAGAGACGATGCCTTTTATGCATGCCGCCCAAAAATTATATAAAAAATCAGGTTTTGAATATCTTGATGCGCCAATGGGTAGCACAGGTCATACTTCATGCCCAGTCTGGATGTTGAAAAAATTATAAGCTTATGAAAAAATTAATTATCGGAATTGCTTTGATTTCGATTGTATTCTCGTGTAAAGATTCGAAAGAAATAAAAACAGCTAAGGCTACTGAGGTTGTTGTTAAAGCTGTTAGTAAGGATTCTGTTAAGCAGAATGAAGTTGTTTCGGATGAAGATTTTAAAAGTGATTTTGATATTTTGTTACCTCGAAGCTATCGAAGTTATGGAGCTGAAAATCCAGCTGCTTCCTTAACTGAGAAATGGATTGATTTGTACGAACAAAATGGAGAGTATTATTTAGGGAAAGCAGATTTTAAAACGGAGAAAGGATTTGATGAGTGCTCTGGAGATTCTTTGATATCAATTATTTCTAAAAATAGAACAATTATTTTTATGGATTATCCTGGTTTGAAATTTGGGAAAATAAAGTCTTTAAAAATTGAAAAAAATAAAGTTTGGCCTAAAGAAAAAGCGACTTATTTGTTTAATAATGTTAGCTATACTTTGAGAGCTGAAGGGAAAGTTCTTTCTTCGTCAATGGTGCATACTGATGATGATAAGCAAGAGGTTTTTAAAGAGGTTGAGAATTATAAACTTTATTTAACCACAGGAAATACTAAAGAGCAATTGCTTTTAACAGAGGAATCGTTTAATGATACATTTGTAGTATTGCTTTTTGCAGGCGATATTGATGGTGATGGAAAATTAGATTTTGTTTTTGGCGCAAATAGGCATTATGAAGAGGAGCGAGTGATTTTGTTTCTTTCGTCAAAGGCTAAAAATGGTGAAGCAGTAAAAAAAGTTTCTGAAGTTGCAATAGGGTTTGATTGCTAATCAAATCTACTTTTAATAAAATATAAAATGAAAATAAAACAATACAGAACGCAATTTATTCAAGAGCTTTCGGGGATTTATGATGTTCTGGAAGTAGAGAGTTTTTTCTATTTAATTCTTGAAGAAAAAAGAAATCTCAAGCAAATAGATTTGGCTTTAAATCCTGATTTGACTTTTTCGGAACAAGAAATTGAGGAGTGGAGCGTGTTGGTTGCTGAATTAAAAAAAGAAATTCCGATTCAGTATTTATTAGGGAAGACTAATTTTTATGGATTGGATTTTGAGGTAAATTCAAATGTTTTGATTCCGCGACCTGAAACAGAAGAGTTGGTAGAGTGGATTGTAAAAGAAAATTCAAATATTGAAAAGCACAAAGAGTTAAAGATCTTGGATATAGGAACAGGGAGTGGTTGTATTGCAATTTCGCTGGCTAAGAACCTTCCAAAAGCTCAGGTTTCTGCTATTGATGTTTCGGAGAATGCTTTGGCCACTGCTAAGAAGAATGCTGATTCTAATAGTGTTTCAGTTACTTTTTTACATCGAAATATTTTGGAAACCGAAGATTTAATGCAGGAATTTGATGTTATTGTTTCTAATCCGCCCTATGTTCGGAATTTGGAGAAAGAAGAAATCAAGAAGAATGTTTTAGATAATGAACCTCATTTAGCACTTTTTGTTGAAGATAATGACGCATTGATTTTTTACAGAAAAATAGCTGAGTTAGCAAAGAAAAATTTAGTAAAAAACGGAAGTCTTTATTTTGAAATCAATCAGTATTTAGGAAAAGAAACTGTTGAATTGCTTGAGAACTTAGGCTTTAAAAACATCGAATTACGTAAAGATATTTACGATAATGATAGGATGATTTTTTGTAGAAAGTAAGATGTTGTGAGTGAGATGTTGTGAGTGAGATGTTGTGAGTGAGATGTGAAATGTTATTAGGGGTGTTTTCTGCAAGTTTTTTTAAACTTGCAGAAAACACTTAACACTAAAAGAATCTACTCGTAGCGTAATGCTTCAATAGGATCGAGTTTGGAAGCTTTTATTGCGGGATATAATCCAGAAACAATGGCAACCATAAAACTAGTGCTGAAAGCAGCAAAAATTGCTCCCCATGGAATTACAAATACAAAATTCATAGCTGTAGAAATTCCGAAGCCAATTAAAATCCCAAGAATAATTCCGACTAGACCGCCTAATTGTCCGATTAGTAAAGTTTCAATAAAAAACTGAACGGCAATAGTTGTCTTTTTGGCACCTAATGCTTTACGAACACCAATTTCGCGTGTACGTTCTGTTACTGACACAATCATAATATTCATTAAGGCAATCGATGAGCCTAGGATAGTGATGACACTAATACACCATGCAGCTATGCCTAGATATTGTGTGATGCTTAGAATACGATTAATAAGGTCATCGCTTCGTACTACACCAAAATTATTATCACGAGTGGGGCTTAATTTTCGAACTCGACGCATGGTGCTTGTTGCGTTGTCTATGGCTTGATCGAGGAGTTCTTTTTTAGAAACCATTACGCTTATAGTGTAATTTATGTTTGGAGCAGTAAATAATGAACGTGCTACCTGTATCGGGATTAGTACGCGTAAATCCTGGCTGTTTCCAAAAGTGGATCCTTTTTCTTTTAATACCCCAATTACTCTAAAGCGTGCTCCTCGAATAGAGATGATCTTATCGATTGGATTCACATCTTTTAGTAAGCCCTTCATAAAATCGGAACCTAGTATACATACATAGGTATTGTTTTCGATGTCAAACTGATTAAAGGTTCTGCCGATGCTGGTTTCTAGGCCTGAATTGCCAATAAAATGCTCATCGACGCCTAGAACTTTAATTTCGGGGTCGGTTTTAGTAGAAAGGTATCTTACTTCGGCAGTAGAAGTTGCTGTAAATGAAAGCGATGTTTCTGTAAATGGGTATCTGAATTTGTTTTTGAAAGCGACAGCTTCAGGATAAGAAATAATTGGATTGATAACTTCTCTTTCGTTACCACCTCGGTTTCTAACTTCATTTTCGTACTGATTAATATTGAAAGTATTTGCTCCCATAGAAGCAAAATCAGTAGAAATAGTATTTTCTAAAGCCGAAACTACGGTTAGGATTCCGACTAAAGCAGTGATGCCGATTGCGATAATTAAAACGGTTAGAATCGTTCGTAATAATTGAGTTCGAATCGAACCAAATGCAATTCGGATATTTTCTTTGAATAATTTTAGCATCATACTAGTTTGTCACGAAAATACAATTTTTGTTACAAGTTTGTTTTAGAAGAGTCATTAATTTATTTTAAAAGTGAGATATTTGCATTCGATTTACAATTTTGAGAAATCTGAAATCTTAAGTCTAAAATTTAAAATACCAAATTAAATGGCATCAAAACCTAGTATTCCTAAAGGAACCAGAGATTTTTCACCTACAGAGGTGGCGAAACGTCAATATATTATTCAAATTATAAAAAGTAATTTCGAGAAATTTGGTTTTCAACCAATCGAAACACCTTCATTTGAAAATTCGGAAACCTTAATGGGTAAATATGGAGAAGAAGGAGATCGTTTGATTTTTAAAATATTAAACTCTGGTGATTATTTGTCTAAAGCAAACGAAGCGCATTTAGAAGCAAAAGATAGTACAAAATTAACTTCTAGTATTTCTGAAAAAGCGTTGCGTTATGACTTAACTGTTCCTTTTGCTAGATATGTGGTACAACACCAAAACGAAATTGAATTTCCTTTTAAAAGATATCAGATTCAGCCAGTTTGGCGTGCTGACCGTCCGCAAAAAGGACGTTTTAGAGAGTTTTTTCAGTGTGACGCTGATGTTGTAGGGTCTAAATCATTGTGGCAGGAAGTAGAGTTGGTACAATTGTATGATACTGTTTTTACCTCTTTGGGATTAAATGGGGTTACTATAAAAATAAATAACCGAAAAATATTATCAGGAATTGCTGAAGTAATTGGTGCTTCGGATAAATTAATTGACTTTACAGTAGCGCTAGATAAGCTTGATAAAATAGGCGAAGATGGTGTGAAAAAAGAAATGATGGAGAAAGGAATTTCTGAAGAAGCGCTTGTAAAAGTGCAGCCATTATTTAGTTTTACAGGGACTATTTCGGATAAAATTAATCAGCTTTCAGATTTATTAGCTTCTTCTGAAGAAGGTATGAAAGGGGTGGAGGAATTGCGATTTATATGTGATAATGTTTTAAGCTTAGGTCTGTCTACGGCAATTTTAGATTTAGATGTTACACTAGCTCGTGGTCTTAATTATTATACAGGAGCAATTTTTGAAATTGGTGCACCTAAAACTGTAGCAATGGGATCTGTTGGTGGTGGTGGAAGATATGATGATTTAACTGGTATTTTTGGATTAAAAAATATGAGTGGAGTTGGAATATCTTTCGGATTAGATCGTATTTATTTAGTGCTTGATGAGTTGCAATTGTTTCCAGAAACTGTTATAGCAACTTCTAAAGCTTTGTTTATAAACTATGGTGATAAAGAAGCATTTTATGCACTAAAAGCAATTCAGGAATTAAGAAAAGAAAATATAAAAGTTGAATTATATCCTGATAATGTAAAGGTAGGGAAGCAGTTTCAGCATGCTGATAAACGTGCGATTCCTTATGCGGTTATAGCAGGAGAACAAGAAATTGAATCAAATTCATATTCACTTAAGAATTTGCTGACTGGTGAACAAGTTTCAGTTGATTTGGAAGGGTTGAAAGCGGCTTTGCTTGTGTAATCACAAAGAATACAGTCCCAATTGCTATCGTAAAGTATGAAAAGTTTTAATCTGATTTAAAAATACAGATTTCACAAATATTTGATGGTGATTGTGTTAGTGAATTATTAGCGTTTATCCGTTTAATTCTTTTTAAATTTGTTTGAAATAATTGGTGAGAAAGAAAAAAATACATTTAATTTGCGGCCTTAAGTTACGGGCGTAGTTCAAGGGTAGAATAGCGGTCTCCAAAACCGTTGATGGGGGTTCGAATCCCTCCGCCCGTGCAATAAAGTAGTATTAATAACAACAGTTATTAATTATTTAGCAGAGGCTTTCGTAGCGTTAAAGGTTAAAAAGCATAAAAAAAGCTTCGTCTATTAGGCGAAGCTTTTTTAATATAGTAAAGTTGAATTAATAATTTATTATAAGTGCCGAAGCTAACTTTATAAATTTAATTTTGATAGGTAAAACTAACTATTTTGTAATTACCTCAAATGTATCTAATCTATACTGCAATTTTCTTAAAATTATATTAATTTTTTGAGAATATGATTGCTCCAGAAGTATTAATTAATGGCTGAATAAAATGAAAATTTGTCAAAAGATGACAATTTGACATTTTATAAGATTTGGCAGTACTTTTGCAATCCATAGAAAAGAATAAAAAAATGAAGTTTAAGAATATTTTTAAAAATAAAAGTAATATGACTACGGAGAATACAGAAATCGATCAAGAAATAGATGACGTAACGTTAGAGAATAATGCCAATGGCGAACAGATTATTCTTGAGGAATTAAGTGTAGAAGAACAATTATCTCAAGACTTAGCAAGAGAGAAAGATAAATTCTTGAGGTTATTTGCTGAATTTGAAAATTACAAAAAAAGAACTTCAAAAGAAAGAATGGATTTGTTTAAAACTGCTAATCAAGAGGTATTGCTAGCTATGCTTCCTGTATTAGATGATTTTGACAGAGCACTAGTTGAAATCAATAAATCTGATGATGAGCTTTTGGCAAAAGGAGTAGAGTTAATCTATGACAAACTAAAAAGTACATTGACGGCTAAAGGTTTAGAGCAAGTAGAAGTTAGAGCAGGTGATGCATTTAATGCAGACTATGCTGAAGCAATTACTCAAATTCCTGCCCCTTCGGATAAACTAAAAGGTAAGATTGTTGATGTACTTGAGAAAGGATACAAATTAGGAGACAAAATTATTCGTTATCCTAAAGTGGTTATTGGAAACTAAAATAACAAATTATAAATCCCAAATCCCAAATAGATAGTTTTGAAAGTTCAGAATTGAGTTATTTATTGGGTTTTGTTTTTTGGAATTTAAACAATTATGAAAAAAGATTTTTACGAAATATTAGGCATTTCAAAAAATGCGGATGCTGCCGAGATTAAAAAAGCGTACCGTAAATGTGCGTTAAAATATCATCCGGATAAAAATCCGGACAACAAAGAGGCAGAAGAGAACTTCAAATTGGCTGCAGAAGCATATGAAGTTTTAAGCGACCCTAATAAAAAAGCCAAATACGATCAATACGGACACCAAGCCTTTGATGGTTCAGGTGGTTTTGGAGGTGGAGGACATGGTGGCATGAATATGGATGACATATTCAGTCAGTTTGGCGACATCTTCGGAGGCGGATTTGGTGGTTTCGGAGGCGGCGGAGGCGGCGGTCCTCGTCGTACTAAAGGAAGCAATCTTAGAATAAAAGTTAAATTAACTTTAGAAGAGATTGCAAATGGCGTTGAGAAAAAAGTAAAAGTAAAACGTAAGGTTCAAGCCAAAGGGGTTACTTATAAAACATGTTCTACATGTAATGGTCAAGGGCAGGTAATGCGTGTGACTAATACAATTTTAGGTAGAATGCAATCTGCTTCGACTTGTCCAAGTTGTGGAGGTTCTGGTCAGATTTTAGATAAAAAACCAGCCAATGCAGATTCGCAAGGAATGGTTCAGGAAGATGAAACTGTATCAATCAAAATTCCAGCAGGAGTTGTTGATGGAATGCAGTTAAAAGTTTCTGGTAAAGGAAACGATGCGCCAGGAAATAGTGTACCAGGTGATTTAATTGTTGCAATTGAAGAACTTGAGCACGATGTCTTGAAGCGTGAAGGAGAAAATTTACATTACGATTTATATATAAGTTTTCCAGAAGCTGTTTTAGGTATCTCAAAAGATATTGAAGCAATTAACGGAAAAGTACGAATTAAATTAGAAGAAGGAATTCAATCAGGAAAAATTCTGAGATTGAAAGGAAAAGGAATTCCAAGTATCAATGGATACGGAAGCGGTGATTTATTAGTACATGTAAATGTTTGGACACCAAAAACATTGAGCAAAGAACAAAAACAGTTTTTTGAAAATGCTTTAACGGATGAACATTTTATTCCGAATCCTGAGAAAACGGATAAATCATTTTTTGAAAAAGTAAAAGATATGTTTTCATAAATACATCTTGTCTTTTATAAAACGTTACAATTAATTTAGAAACCCATCTTAACTTTGTTTTAGGATGGGTTTTTTTTTGTAACAATACTAAGTATTCGCTACTAATTATTTACTTTTACACACGCGAGGCCAAAATGGCCAAATTGACTTAGTAAACCCACAAAAAAGCATGAGCAACTTACTCGAAGTACATAATGTCGTAAAACAATACGGTGATTATGTTGCGCTTAACGAAGTTTCATTGAATGTTCCAAAAGGTAGTATTTATGGGCTATTAGGTCCTAATGGAGCCGGAAAAACATCTCTTATACGAATTATAAATCAGATTACTTTGCCAGATAGTGGAGAAGTGATTCTTGATGGCGAAAAATTACAACCTAAACATGTTCAGCATATCGGATATCTTCCTGAAGAAAGAGGACTGTACAGTTCTATGAAAGTAGGAGAACAATGTTTGTATCTGGCTCAGATGAAAGGATTGTCTAAAGCCGAAGCTAAAAAACAATTAGAATATTGGTTTGATAGATTAGAAATACAAGGATGGTGGAACAAAAAAGTTCAAGAGCTATCAAAAGGAATGGCACAAAAAATCCAGTTTGTAGTTTGTGTATTGCATAAACCAAAATTATTGATTTTTGATGAGCCATTTTCTGGTTTTGACCCGGTTAATGCCAATGTCATAAAAGATGAAATTTTGGCATTAAAAGAACAAGGTTCAACAATCATCTTTTCGACACATCGAATGGAAAGTGTAGAGGAGCTTTGCGATCATATTGCTTTAATTCATAAATCGAATAAACTAATTGAAGGAAAATTGGTCGATGTAAAAAGACAGTTTAAGACAAATAGTTTTGAGTTAGGGATATTAACAGACAATATAGAAGGTTTGATGTATGATATTACACAAAAATTCACTGTTTTACCTGCCAATTTTAAATCATTGGGTGACGAATTAAAACTGGAAATTCAGATTGGAAATGCAACGCCAAATGAATTATTGAATATATTAACGCAACGCGGACAGGTGACTCATTTTGTTGAGAAAATTCCAAGTGTAAACGATATTTTTATTCAAACAGTAACCAAATAGATTGTTAGACTTGCTTAGATTTTTGGACAACTTAGATTAATTTTAAAATCTAATAAACCCAAGAAAGTCTAGAGAAATCAAAAAAATGAATAATCAAATAATCTAAGCAAGTCTAAGTAGTCTAAAAATCTAACAATCTAAAATAAAAAATGAGTATTATATCATTAATTATAAAAAGAGAATTTATTTCTAAAGTTCGTAATAAGTCTTTTGTCGTAATGACTTTTTTAAGTCCGCTATTGTTTGTTGGGATAGCTGCTTTTATCGGATATTTAAGTTCCATGAAAGCCGACACAAAGCGTATTGCAATTCATGACGAAACGGGTTTGTTTGCTGCGCAGTTTACAAAGCAGAATGTAAAAAATATTGAGTTTAGATATCTCGACCTATCCAAAGTACCTTTACAATCTTTAAAAGATAGTATCGCCAAAGAACGTTTAGACGGATTGCTTTTGATTCCTAAAACTGATAAAATAAAGGATTTAGAAAGTAAAATCGAATTTATATCCAACAATAGTCCGAGTATTGCTTTTATTGAAAATACACAAAATACAATTGCTGATGAGATTACGAGAATTAATTTTCAAGAAGCAAATCTTGATACATTGGCTATAAAAAATGCTCAGGCAAATGTAAATATACATCTTGCAAAAGCATCGGGGGAGGAAAGCTTAAAAGGATTAAATGAAATAAAAATTGCAATTGGAGGGTCTTTTGGTTACTTGATAATGATGTTTATTGTTATTTATGGTAATATGGTTATGCGAAGTGTAATCGAAGAAAAAACCAATCGAATTATAGAGATTATTATTTCATCAGTAAAACCTTTTCAGTTGATGATGGGGAAGATAATCGGAACTTCTTTGGCAGGTTTATTGCAGTTTTTAATTTGGGCTATAATAGGATTTGCTTTAATGTTTGCAGCATCAGCATTTTTTGGTGTAAACGTGGGGCCAACGGCTAAGATTCCGCCAGAATTAATGCAGGTAGCGCAAAAAGAATTGATAGGTACTGCTCAGATGTATATTAATGAATTATGGAGTTTGCCAATTGCAAGTATCTTAATTGGATTTGTAGTTTATTTCATAGGAGGCTACTTTTTATATAGTTCGTTTTATGCAGCTATTGGAGCGGCAGTTGACAATCAAACGGATTCTCAGCAATTTCTATTACCTATTATAATGCCTTTGATTTTGAGTGTTTATATTGGTTTCTTTACTGTGGTAAATGACCCACATGGGACTATTGCAGTAGTGTTTTCGATGATACCGCTTACTTCACCAATTGTTATGTTAATGCGACTTCCGTTTGGAGTGCCTTGGTGGCAAATAGTTATTTCAGTAACTTTATTGTTTGCTTCATTTTTTGCAGTAGTTTGGTTTGCTGCCAAAATTTATCGCGTAGGAATATTGATGTATGGCAAGAAGCCTACATGGAGAGAATTGTATAAATGGCTTAAATATTAATTTTTTAAAAGTTACTAAGGGGTGAGTTACTGAGTTGCTAAGATTAGCTTCTTTCAAAAAAAAACTCAGAACCTTAGGACTTGAGAATTTTAGAACCTCAAAAAAATGAGTAGAATACTAATTATAGAAGACGAAGCAGCTATACGTAGAGTGCTTACTAAGATACTATCAGAAGAAAATGATAGCTATCAGGTAGAAGATGCAGAAGATGGTGTTTCAGGATTAGAGAAGATAAAAAACAACGATTACGATTTGGTTTTGTGTGATATCAAAATGCCAAAAATGGATGGTGTTGAGGTATTGGAAGAAGTGAAAAAAATTAAACCAGAGATTCCGATGGTTATGATTTCTGGACATGGTGACATGGAAACGGCAATTCATACAATGCGCCTTGGAGCATTTGATTATATTTCAAAACCACCAGATTTAAATCGTTTATTAAATACAGTTCGTAATGCTTTAGACAGAAAAAAACTTGTTGTTGAAAATAAGATTTTAAAGAAAAAAGTAAGTAAGAATTACGAAATGATTGGTGATAGTGAAGCTATTAGTCATATTAAAGTGATGATTGATAAAGTAGCTGAAACGGAAGCTAGAGTTTTAATTACTGGGCCTAACGGAACAGGAAAAGAGCTAGTAGCACATCAATTACATGAAAAAAGCGGACGTTCTAATTTTCCTTTAATTGAGGTGAATTGTGCTGCAATTCCTAGCGAGTTAATCGAAAGTGAATTGTTTGGTCATGTAAAAGGAGCTTTTACATCGGCTGTAAAAGATAGAGCAGGTAAGTTTGAAGCAGCAGATAAAGGAACTATTTTTCTAGATGAAATTGGAGATATGAGTCTTTCAGCTCAAGCAAAAGTATTGCGTGCTTTACAAGAAAGTATGATTACCAGAGTAGGAGCTGAGAAAGATATAAAAGTAGATGTTCGCGTCGTTGCTGCAACCAACAAAGATTTAAAAACAGAAATTGCTGAAGGGCGTTTCCGTGAAGATTTATACCACCGTTTGGCAGTGATTTTAATAAAAGTGCCAGCATTGAATGATAGAAGAGAAGATATTCCGGCTTTGGTTTCGCATTTTGCCGAAAAAATAGCTTCAGAACAAGGGAATGCCGTTAAATTGTTTTCGTCTCAGGCGATACAATTATTGCAAGAATATGATTGGACAGGAAATATCAGAGAATTAAGAAACGTTGTAGAGCGCCTTATTATATTAGGAGGAAGCGAAATTTCTGAAACAGATGTGAAGATGTTCGCAAGTAAATAAAATTTAATTAAATGATTTTAAAATTAAATGATTGAAAGATTGGGCTACTAGTTTGATTTTTAATTGTTCAATTTTTTAATCTTTCAATCTTTGAAGATGAAACTAAAAAAAATAAACGAAAAGTTACAGGAAGCATTAATCGAAAACGGTTTAACCGAAGCTAATGCATTGCAGCAGGAAACTTTTTCTACGCTAAAGAGTGGAGTAGATTGTATTATTGTGGCTCCAAAGGGAAGCGGAAAATCAACAACGATTGTATTGAACGTTATTCAGCAATTGGCTGGTAAAAATGAAGAGTCACCACGTGCTTTGATTATTGTAGAAGATAAAGCAAAGGTGCTAGAAATGGAAGAGCTTTTTGAAAAGTACGGAAAGTACAATAATCTTGAAGTTTACGGAGTGCATGATAAAGGAGATATGGATTATGATAAAAACTACATTTCAACGGGTGTAGATGTCTTAATTGGAACTCCAAATAAATTAAGCGATATGTTTACTACTGCAGGGTATAATGTAAACCGTTTGAAAATGTTTATTTTGGATGATGCAGATCCAATTTTGAAATTACGTCATGAAACTAAAATTATGCGTATTTCAAATAGTATTGCCAAAACACAGCGAATTGTTTTTGCAGAAAAACTTACTGAACGTATTGAAATTTTGACAGATAAAATGTTACTTGAGCCTTATTTGTTTGAAATAGATGAGGAAGACAACAATGAGGATGAAGAGGAAGATATTGAAGAATAGATTTTAATTTAAGTTATTAATAAATAAAATAGAAACGATATGGGATTAATGAAAGTGTTTTCGGGAAGTGGAATTTTAGCACAAGCTTTACAATTAAAATTAGAAGAGGCACAGGTACCGACAGAAATTAGAGATAATACTCAATCGGCTCGTTTAGCTGGTTTTGGTGGTTCAGATTTAGCTGTTGAGGTATTTATTCAAGAGACTGATTTTGCTAAAGCAAACCCTGTTATTGAAGATTTTAAAATGAGTCTTTAACGATTAACTATTTGGCTCAGTTTACAGTCTTGGTTATTCTGAATTTACTGAAAGGCAAGACTGTAACTGAATATTTAAAAAAAGAATATGCAATACAAAATGTTGGTTTTAGACATGGATGATACCTTGTTGACCGATGACCATAAGATTTCAGATATCAACAAAGAAATGCTTCTTAAAGCCCAAGAACTGGGAGTTTATGTAGTTTTGGCTTCAGGTAGACCAACTTCGGCAATGACTTCTTTTGCCAAAGAACTGGAATTAGATTTAAACAATTCATATATGATTTCTTTTAACGGAGCTGTTATTAGTACTGTTAAAGACAACGAAATTCTTTTTGAACAAACTTTGTCAAAAGAGCAAATTCATGAATTGTATGATTACAGTATAGAAAAGAAAACACATATTATTACGTATTTGAATAATGAAATTATCAGCGAAACTGATTCTGAATTTATTGAAATAGAAAAGGTGATTACGGGTTTAAAACATACTAAAGTAGCTAGTTTTAAAGAAGCAGTTACTACGTCTGCAGTAAAATGTATTTTGCTTGAAGAACCAAGTTATTTAAAAGGACTTGAGGCCGATTTAAAGGCTACGATGCCTCATTTAAGTGTAGCAATGTCAAAGCCTTTTTTCTTAGAGGTAGCTCAAAACGGAATTGATAAAGCAGCAAGCTTAAAGCTTTTGGCGGAGAAATTAAATATCAATCAATCGGAGATTATTGCTGTAGGAAATGCAGGTAATGATTTGTCAATGATAGAATATGCTGGTTTAGGAGTTTGGGTAGATAATGTTACTCCCGAATTACGAGATAAGGCAGATGTAATTGTAGCATCAAATAACAATCACGGTGTTGCCGAGGTTGTACAACGTTATATCTTGAATTAAATATTTTATATAATGAAAGCTTCAATAGAAACTGAACGTTTATTGCTAAGAGAATTCCTTTCTACTGATGATAAAGGAATGTTTGAACTTGATTCGAATCCAAATGTACATAAGTATTTAGGAAATAAGCCAGTGACTCATATTGATGAAAGCCGTGCTTATATTGAATTTGTTCATCAGCAATATAAAGATTTTGGAACTGGACGTTGGGCAGTAATTCTTAAAGAAAGCAATACTTTTATAGGTTGGTCTGGAATTAAATTCATTACAGAAAGTATCAATAACCATAAGGATTTCTATGAAATTGGTTATCGTTTTATTGAAGAGTATTGGGGTAAAGGATATGCTACCGAAGCAGGAAAGGCTTTTATAGATTATGCTTTTAATGAAATGAAAGTAGAAGCTATTTATGCTTATGCAGATAAAGGAAATGCGGGTTCTAGAAATACACTAGAAAAGCTTGGATTAAAATATGTAAATTCCTTTATACTAGATGAAGGGGAAGAAGTTTGGTA encodes:
- the prmC gene encoding peptide chain release factor N(5)-glutamine methyltransferase; translation: MKIKQYRTQFIQELSGIYDVLEVESFFYLILEEKRNLKQIDLALNPDLTFSEQEIEEWSVLVAELKKEIPIQYLLGKTNFYGLDFEVNSNVLIPRPETEELVEWIVKENSNIEKHKELKILDIGTGSGCIAISLAKNLPKAQVSAIDVSENALATAKKNADSNSVSVTFLHRNILETEDLMQEFDVIVSNPPYVRNLEKEEIKKNVLDNEPHLALFVEDNDALIFYRKIAELAKKNLVKNGSLYFEINQYLGKETVELLENLGFKNIELRKDIYDNDRMIFCRK
- a CDS encoding ABC transporter permease, with translation MMLKLFKENIRIAFGSIRTQLLRTILTVLIIAIGITALVGILTVVSALENTISTDFASMGANTFNINQYENEVRNRGGNEREVINPIISYPEAVAFKNKFRYPFTETSLSFTATSTAEVRYLSTKTDPEIKVLGVDEHFIGNSGLETSIGRTFNQFDIENNTYVCILGSDFMKGLLKDVNPIDKIISIRGARFRVIGVLKEKGSTFGNSQDLRVLIPIQVARSLFTAPNINYTISVMVSKKELLDQAIDNATSTMRRVRKLSPTRDNNFGVVRSDDLINRILSITQYLGIAAWCISVITILGSSIALMNIMIVSVTERTREIGVRKALGAKKTTIAVQFFIETLLIGQLGGLVGIILGILIGFGISTAMNFVFVIPWGAIFAAFSTSFMVAIVSGLYPAIKASKLDPIEALRYE
- the hisS gene encoding histidine--tRNA ligase, translating into MASKPSIPKGTRDFSPTEVAKRQYIIQIIKSNFEKFGFQPIETPSFENSETLMGKYGEEGDRLIFKILNSGDYLSKANEAHLEAKDSTKLTSSISEKALRYDLTVPFARYVVQHQNEIEFPFKRYQIQPVWRADRPQKGRFREFFQCDADVVGSKSLWQEVELVQLYDTVFTSLGLNGVTIKINNRKILSGIAEVIGASDKLIDFTVALDKLDKIGEDGVKKEMMEKGISEEALVKVQPLFSFTGTISDKINQLSDLLASSEEGMKGVEELRFICDNVLSLGLSTAILDLDVTLARGLNYYTGAIFEIGAPKTVAMGSVGGGGRYDDLTGIFGLKNMSGVGISFGLDRIYLVLDELQLFPETVIATSKALFINYGDKEAFYALKAIQELRKENIKVELYPDNVKVGKQFQHADKRAIPYAVIAGEQEIESNSYSLKNLLTGEQVSVDLEGLKAALLV
- a CDS encoding nucleotide exchange factor GrpE; translation: MKFKNIFKNKSNMTTENTEIDQEIDDVTLENNANGEQIILEELSVEEQLSQDLAREKDKFLRLFAEFENYKKRTSKERMDLFKTANQEVLLAMLPVLDDFDRALVEINKSDDELLAKGVELIYDKLKSTLTAKGLEQVEVRAGDAFNADYAEAITQIPAPSDKLKGKIVDVLEKGYKLGDKIIRYPKVVIGN
- the dnaJ gene encoding molecular chaperone DnaJ, producing the protein MKKDFYEILGISKNADAAEIKKAYRKCALKYHPDKNPDNKEAEENFKLAAEAYEVLSDPNKKAKYDQYGHQAFDGSGGFGGGGHGGMNMDDIFSQFGDIFGGGFGGFGGGGGGGPRRTKGSNLRIKVKLTLEEIANGVEKKVKVKRKVQAKGVTYKTCSTCNGQGQVMRVTNTILGRMQSASTCPSCGGSGQILDKKPANADSQGMVQEDETVSIKIPAGVVDGMQLKVSGKGNDAPGNSVPGDLIVAIEELEHDVLKREGENLHYDLYISFPEAVLGISKDIEAINGKVRIKLEEGIQSGKILRLKGKGIPSINGYGSGDLLVHVNVWTPKTLSKEQKQFFENALTDEHFIPNPEKTDKSFFEKVKDMFS
- a CDS encoding ABC transporter ATP-binding protein, translating into MSNLLEVHNVVKQYGDYVALNEVSLNVPKGSIYGLLGPNGAGKTSLIRIINQITLPDSGEVILDGEKLQPKHVQHIGYLPEERGLYSSMKVGEQCLYLAQMKGLSKAEAKKQLEYWFDRLEIQGWWNKKVQELSKGMAQKIQFVVCVLHKPKLLIFDEPFSGFDPVNANVIKDEILALKEQGSTIIFSTHRMESVEELCDHIALIHKSNKLIEGKLVDVKRQFKTNSFELGILTDNIEGLMYDITQKFTVLPANFKSLGDELKLEIQIGNATPNELLNILTQRGQVTHFVEKIPSVNDIFIQTVTK